A single region of the Salvia miltiorrhiza cultivar Shanhuang (shh) chromosome 8, IMPLAD_Smil_shh, whole genome shotgun sequence genome encodes:
- the LOC130999435 gene encoding uncharacterized protein LOC130999435 has product MAISTLQKLASQISKSPSLSVSYRTVIARTSATSAARTTSAKVSDRIIKLSAIDPDGNKQDVVGLTGQTLLKALINKGLIDPASHRLEEIDACSAECEVHIAQEWLDKLPPQSYDEQYVLMRNSRNRVMNKHARLGCQVVLTPELQGMVVAVPEMKPWDTP; this is encoded by the coding sequence ATGGCGATCTCCACTCTCCAGAAACTCGCCTCCCAAATTTCCAAATCACCCTCTCTCTCCGTCTCCTACCGCACCGTGATTGCGCGCACCTCCGCCACCTCTGCCGCCCGCACCACCTCCGCGAAAGTTTCCGATCGGATCATTAAGCTCAGCGCCATCGACCCCGACGGCAACAAGCAAGACGTGGTTGGGCTCACCGGCCAGACTCTGCTCAAGGCATTGATCAACAAGGGCTTAATCGACCCCGCGTCCCACCGCCTCGAGGAGATCGACGCCTGCTCCGCCGAGTGCGAGGTGCACATCGCGCAGGAGTGGCTCGACAAGCTGCCGCCGCAGTCATACGATGAGCAGTACGTGTTGATGAGAAATTCGAGGAATCGCGTCATGAACAAGCACGCGAGGCTTGGATGCCAGGTGGTTTTGACGCCGGAATTGCAAGGTATGGTGGTCGCCGTCCCCGAGATGAAGCCGTGGGACACTCCGTAA